The sequence TTATTTGCCTGTGTTAAACGCGCGCTCGGTATATTATGTCTGGATACTAAATATTTTTGTTCTTTTGTAAATTTATACTTTGCTCCGTATTTCATAAGAAGTGACAACCCCGCGGACGAATCACCTAAAAAGTTTGTAACACCTATTAAATCACCGTTTTCTGCGCCAGATCTGCAGACTATATTTTTGCCGCATTCGCCGACAAGCGTAACCGATATTATTAATTTATCAGATTTTACCGTATCGCCGCCGGCTATGACTGCACCGTATTTATCGCAGACTTTTTTTATGCCGCTGTAAAACTTTTCAATAAAACTTACAGACACATTTCCCGAACAGCCAAGACCTACAAAAATGTATTTAGGTTTGGCGTCACCCATCGATGCTATGTCGCTTATATTTACTTCTGCGGCTTTCCTTCCTAAATTAAAAGGAGAAATCCAATCCATTTTAAAATGAACATCCTCGACAAGCATATCTTTCGTAATGCATATTTTTGAATTTCCGTATTTAAAACAAAAACAATCGTCGCCCATAGCAACAGTTACGTTTCCGATGG comes from Candidatus Endomicrobium procryptotermitis and encodes:
- the thiL gene encoding thiamine-phosphate kinase, whose amino-acid sequence is MKNIKSLGEFGLIDIIRKRFCANVAIGNVTVAMGDDCFCFKYGNSKICITKDMLVEDVHFKMDWISPFNLGRKAAEVNISDIASMGDAKPKYIFVGLGCSGNVSVSFIEKFYSGIKKVCDKYGAVIAGGDTVKSDKLIISVTLVGECGKNIVCRSGAENGDLIGVTNFLGDSSAGLSLLMKYGAKYKFTKEQKYLVSRHNIPSARLTQANKIAKHITAMTDSSDGLYISADLIAKAGGKGANIYVERIPLSWQLKKNFDADRQKEFALYGGEDFELVFTVHASKARLLKKLVPSISYIGIINNSKKVKYFYNGKEEKIKYSGYKHF